In Streptomyces sclerotialus, the DNA window TCCGTGATCGGTGTCGTCACCGTCGGTGTCACCTTCGTCATCATCGGCGGCGGCATCGACCTGTCGGTCGGCGCGATGGTCGCGCTCGCCACCGTCTGGGCGACGACCGTGGCCACCCAGCAGTTCGGGCTCAGCGGCATCCTGCTGTGCGCGCTGTGCGTGGGCCTGGGCTGCGGGCTGGTCAACGGCCTGCTGGTGTCGCTCGGCGGGATCGTGCCCTTCATCGCCACCCTCGCCATGCTGGCCTCGGCCCGCGGCCTGGCACTCCAGATCAGCGACGGCCGCACCCAGGTCGTGTCCGTCGACCCGGTGCTCGCGCTGGGCCGCCGGGACGCGTACCTGCTCGGCATCCCGCCCATCGTGCTGGTCTTCGCCGTCGTCACCGTCATCGGCTGGCTGCTGCTGAACCGTACGACCTTCGGGCGGCGCACCGTCGCGGTCGGCGGCAACCCCGAGGCCGCCCGGCTGGCCGGCATCGACGTACGCCGCCAGCGGCTGCTGCTCTACCTGCTGTCCGGACTGTGCTGCGGCATCGCGGCGTTCCTGCTGATCGTGCTGACCGGCTCCGGACAGAACACCAACGGAAACCTCTACGAGCTCGACGCCATCGCCGCGGCCATCATCGGCGGCACCCTGCTCAGCGGCGGCCGCGGCACCATCACCGGCTCCGTCCTGGGCGTCCTCGTCTTCACCACCATCACCAACCTCTTCGCCCTGAACAACCTGGAGACCGCCGTCCAGCAGATCGCCAAGGGCGCCATCATCGTCGCCGCCGTACTGGTACAGAAGGGCCGCACGCCATGACCGAGCACACCCCACGGATTCCCGGAACCAGCCGCAGGAACATGCTCTTCGGCGCCGCCGCCGTCTCCGCGGGCGCCTTCCTCACCGCCTGCACCAGCAACGAGAACAACGCCTCGGCCGGCACAGGCAAGCAGCAGCAGGCCGGCGGGGTCGACGACAAGCCCGGCAAGAAGGTCACCATCGGCTTCGCCGGACCGCAGGCCGACCACGGCTGGCTGAACGCGATCAACCAGAACGCCAAGGACCGTGCGAAGCAGTACGAGGACGTCACCCTGGAGATCACCGAGGGGTCGAACGACACAGCGCAGCAGATCGGGCAGATCGAGACCCTGATCAACAAGAAGGTCGACGTGCTGGTCGTCCTGCCCGCCGACGGCAAGGCGCTCACCCAGGTAGGGCTGAAGGCCATGCGGGCCGGCATCCCCGTCGTCAACCTCGACCGGGTCTTCGCCTCCCAGCAGGCCTACCGCTGCTGGGTCGGCGGCGACAACTACGGCATGGGCCTCAATGCCGGGCACTACATCGGCGAGCAGCTCAAGGACAAGAAGAACGCCAAGGTCGTCGAGCTGGCCGGGATCGACAACCTGGAACTGACCCGGCAGCGCACCCAGGGCTTCGACGACGCGCTGAAGAACTACCCCAACATCAAGAAGGTGGGGCGGCAGGCCGCCGAGTTCACCGTCGAGTCCGGCCAGTCCAAGATGGCCGGGCTGCTCCAGGCGCACCCCGACTTCGACGCCCTGTGGAACCACGACGACGACCAGGGCGTGGGCGCCGAGCGGGCCATCGAACAGGCGGGCCGCGACGGCTTCCTCATGGTCGGCGGCGCCGGCTCCCGCAAGGTCATGGACACCATCAAGGCGGACAACTCCGTCCTGAAGGCCACCGTGCTCTACCCGCCCACCATGTCCGCCTCCGCCATCGACCTGGCCCGCGCGCTCGGCCAGGGCAAGGGCATCGGCGGCATGGCCGAGCTGGAGATCCCCGCCTCCATCACCCTGTACTCCGCCGTCGTCACCAAGGACAACGTCGACGACTACCTCCCGACCGGCTTCAACTGACACGGAGCGCCCCGCCGGAGCCTCGTGAGCCCGGCCGCGCCCCGTACCCCCACACCTGACCACCACCGATGAGGTGATGCATGGACGACAACGCGAAGGACCCCACCTCCGACGGCCGCCCCGCGCTGGGGATCGGCATGGTCGGCTACGCCTTCATGGGCGCGGCGCACTCCCAGGGCTGGCGCACCGTCGCCCGCGCCTTCGACCTGCCGCTCCGCCCGGCCATGAACGCCGTCTGCGGCCGGGACGCCGGTGCCGTACGCGCCGCCGCCGACCGCCTCGGCTGGGGCGCGGCGGAGACCGACTGGCGGGCCCTGATCGCCCGCGACGACGTCGACCTGGTCGACATCTGCACACCCGGCGACAGCCACGCCGAGATCGCCGTCGCGGCCCTCGAAGCCGGCAAGCACGTGCTGTGCGAGAAGCCGCTGGCCAACACGGTCGCGGAGGCGGAGGCCATGGTGGCGGCGGCCGAGACGGCGCGGGCCCGCGGCCGGATCGCCATGACCGGCTTCAACTACCGCCGTACGCCGGCCACCGCGCTCGCCCGCCGGTTCGTGGCGGAGGGCCGGATCGGCCGGCTGCGCCACCTGCGCGCGACGTACCTCCAGGACTGGCTGGTCGACGAGCAGGCACCGATGACCTGGCGGCTGCGCAAGGACAGCGCCGGTTCCGGCGCCCTGGGCGACCTCGGCGCCCACATCGTCGACCTCGCGCAGCATCTGGCGGGGGAGCCGCTGACGGGCGTCTCGGCCGTCACCGAGACGTTCGTACGGCACCGGCCGCTGCCCTCGGGCGGTACGGACGAGGTGACCGTGGACGACGCGGCGCTGTTCACCGGCCGCTTCGCCTCGGGTGCGCTGGGGTCCTTCGAGGCCAGCCGGGTCGCCGCCGGACGAAAGAACTCGCTCCGCATCGAGATGAACGGCGACCGCGGCTCGCTCTCCTTCGACCTGGAACGCCTCAACGAGCTGTCCTTCCACGACCACACCGAACCGTCCGTCGCGGCCGGCTTCCGCCGCATCCTGGTCACCGAGCCGGACCACCCGTACCTGGAGGGCTGGTGGCCGCCGGGCCACGGCCTCGGGTACGAGCACACCTTCGTGCACCAGGCCCGCGACCTGGTGCATGCCATCGCCGCCGGTACCGACCCCGCGCCCACCTTCGCCGACGGGCTGCGTGTGCAGCGCGTACTGGCAGCGGTGGAGGAGAGCGCCGCGAAGAACTGCGTCTACACCCCCGTATCGGCCTGAGGAGGTCCCGTACCGTGCCACGCCAGTTCACTCTCTTCACCGGTCAGTGGGCAGACCTCCCTCTGGAGGAGGTCTGCCGCATGGCTCGCGACTTCGGCTACGACGGGCTGGAACTCGCCTGCTGGGGCGACCACTTCGAGGTCGACAAGGCGCTCGCCGACCCCGCCTATCTCGACTCGCGCCACGCGCTGCTCGACAAGTACGGCCTCAAGTGCTGGGCGATCTCCAACCACCTGGTCGGCCAGGCGGTCTGCGACGCCATCATCGACGAGCGCCACGAGGCGATCCTGCCCGCCCGCATCTGGGGCGACGGCGAGGCCGAGGGCGTACGGCAGCGCGCCGCCGCCGAGATCAAGGACACGGCGCGCGCGGCCGCCGCGTTCGGCGTCGACACCGTCATCGGCTTCACCGGCTCGTCGATCTGGCACCTGGTCGCCATGTTCCCGCCGGCCCCCGAGGCGATGATCGAGCGCGGCTACGAGGACTTCGCCACGCGCTGGAACCCCATCCTCGACGTCTTCGACGCCGAAGGCGTCCGCTTCGCCCACGAGGTCCACCCGAGCGAGATCGCGTACGACTACTGGACCACCCACCGGGCCCTGGAAGCCGTCGGCCACCGGCCCGCCTTCGGCCTCAACTTCGACCCCTCCCACTTCGTGTGGCAGGACCTGGACCCGGTCGCCTTCCTCTGGGACTTCCGCGACCGGATCTACCACGTCGACTGCAAGGAGGCCAGGAAGCGCCTGGACGGCCGCAACGGCCGGCTCGGCTCCCATCTCCCCTGGGGCGACCCGCGGCGCGGCTGGGACTTCGTCTCGGCCGGGCACGGCGACGTCCCGTGGGAGGACTGCTTCCGGATGCTGCGCTCGATCGGCTACGACGGGCCGGTGTCGGTGGAGTGGGAGGACGCGGGCATGGACCGCCGGCAGGGCGCTCCCGAGGCGCTGACCAGGCTCAAGGCGTACGACTACGAGCCGCCGACGGCGTCGTTCGACGCGGCGTTCGGCAGCTCGGACAGCTGACAGCTCGCCCTTCTTTGTCCTTCTGCGGGCAGAAGTACGTACCAGCGACTGCAAAGGTCTATCCGTAGCGAGCCGATGCGACTACCTTCGCCTCTTGTGTCACGTACACGTACATGACGGCTCGCACAGCGCACTGAACTCCCCAGCACCGCCCACCGCACGGCAATCGACCCGCCCGGGAGGCACCGCGTGCACAGAAGACGTCTCAGAATCCGCTCCGCACTCGCACTCTTCGCCGGCGGCCTGCTCGCAGCCGGCTCGCTCTCGCTCGGCAGCACCCCCTCGGTCGCCGCCCCGGCCGCCGACGCGGCCCCGCTCGCCGAGGACTTCCAGCAGGTCACCCTCGCCAAGGGTGCGGCGGAGGTGGGCGAGCCCATGTCGCTCGCCGTCCTCCCCGACCGCTCCGTCCTGCACACCTCCCGCGACGGCACGCTCCGGCTGACCAACGCCGCCGGTGACACCAAGGTCGCCGGCAAGCTGCCCGTCTACACCCACGACGAAGAGGGCCTCCAGGGCGTCGGCGTCGACCCCGGCTTCAAGGACAACCGCTTCATCTACCTCTTCTACGCGCCCCCGCTGGACACCCCCGCGGGCGACGCGCCGGACAACGGCACCGCCGCCGACTTCGCCAAGTTCGACGGCGTGAACCGTCTCTCCCGCTTCGTCCTGAAGGCCGACGGCACGCTGGACACCGCCAGCGAGAAGAAGATCCTGGAGGTCGCCACCTCCCGCGGCACCTGCTGCCACGTCGGCGGCGACATCGACTTCGACGCGCAGGGCAACCTCTACCTCTCCACCGGCGACGACTCCAACCCGTTCTCCTCCGACGGCTACACGCCCATCGACGAGCGCGCCGACCGCAACCCCGCGTACGACGCCCAGCGCAGCTCCGGCAACACCAACGACCTGCGCGGCAAGATCCTGCGCATCAAGGTCAACGCCGACGGCTCGTACGACATCCCCGAGGGCAACCTCTTCGCGCCCGGCACCGAGAAGACCCGGCCAGAGATCTACGCCATGGGCTTCCGCAACCCCTTCCGGATGAGCGTCGACAAGACCACCGGCATCGTCTACGTCGGCGACTACGGTCCCGACGCTGGCGCCGCCAGCCCCACCCGCGGCCCGGCCGGCCAGGTCGAGTTCGCCCGTGTCACCAAGGCCGGCAACTACGGCTGGCCGTACTGCACCGGCGACAACGACGCCTACGTCGACTACGACTTCGCCACCGGCACCTCCGGCGAGCCCTTCGACTGCGCCGCGCCCAAGAACACCTCGCCGCACAACACCGGCCTGACCGACCTGCCCCCGGCCCAGCCCGCCTGGATCCCGTACGACAACGACTCCGTACCGGAGTTCGGCAGCGGCTCGGAGTCCCCGATGGCCGGCCCGGTCTACCGCTACGACGCCGCGTCGGACTCCAAGGTGAAGTT includes these proteins:
- a CDS encoding PQQ-dependent sugar dehydrogenase, coding for MHRRRLRIRSALALFAGGLLAAGSLSLGSTPSVAAPAADAAPLAEDFQQVTLAKGAAEVGEPMSLAVLPDRSVLHTSRDGTLRLTNAAGDTKVAGKLPVYTHDEEGLQGVGVDPGFKDNRFIYLFYAPPLDTPAGDAPDNGTAADFAKFDGVNRLSRFVLKADGTLDTASEKKILEVATSRGTCCHVGGDIDFDAQGNLYLSTGDDSNPFSSDGYTPIDERADRNPAYDAQRSSGNTNDLRGKILRIKVNADGSYDIPEGNLFAPGTEKTRPEIYAMGFRNPFRMSVDKTTGIVYVGDYGPDAGAASPTRGPAGQVEFARVTKAGNYGWPYCTGDNDAYVDYDFATGTSGEPFDCAAPKNTSPHNTGLTDLPPAQPAWIPYDNDSVPEFGSGSESPMAGPVYRYDAASDSKVKFPESYDGDFFAGEFGRQWIKRIEQDADGKVQSINPVPWSGTQIMDMSFGPDGALYVLDYGLSWFGGDEHSALYRIENATDGHSPVAEAKVDRTSGQAPLKAKFSATATDQDGDALTYAWDFGDGATSTAQNPAHTYKKNGTYTATVTAKDSSGRTGSASVHLTVGNTAPKVTLELPGDGQLFTFGDKVPFKVKVTDPEDGQIDCSKVTVTHILGHDNHGHAVTSANGCEGTIQTLADGEHDPNANIFGVFDAEYTDKGANGQPALTTHDQNVTQPKHRQAEHFKTSKGVKAVDHTPAHGGKTVGDIHNGDWIGFTPYIVSNATELTARVASAGAGGTLEVRSGKPDGRLLGTAKVPVTGGWETYTDVSTAIAKPPAGTTTLYLVFKGSSTGALYDVDDFEITTK
- a CDS encoding ABC transporter permease, translated to MPPAKEAPGTRARRRPDIRNLSLLGVLAALVLVGALTKPEQFLSVQNLQLVLTQASVIGVVTVGVTFVIIGGGIDLSVGAMVALATVWATTVATQQFGLSGILLCALCVGLGCGLVNGLLVSLGGIVPFIATLAMLASARGLALQISDGRTQVVSVDPVLALGRRDAYLLGIPPIVLVFAVVTVIGWLLLNRTTFGRRTVAVGGNPEAARLAGIDVRRQRLLLYLLSGLCCGIAAFLLIVLTGSGQNTNGNLYELDAIAAAIIGGTLLSGGRGTITGSVLGVLVFTTITNLFALNNLETAVQQIAKGAIIVAAVLVQKGRTP
- a CDS encoding substrate-binding domain-containing protein — translated: MTEHTPRIPGTSRRNMLFGAAAVSAGAFLTACTSNENNASAGTGKQQQAGGVDDKPGKKVTIGFAGPQADHGWLNAINQNAKDRAKQYEDVTLEITEGSNDTAQQIGQIETLINKKVDVLVVLPADGKALTQVGLKAMRAGIPVVNLDRVFASQQAYRCWVGGDNYGMGLNAGHYIGEQLKDKKNAKVVELAGIDNLELTRQRTQGFDDALKNYPNIKKVGRQAAEFTVESGQSKMAGLLQAHPDFDALWNHDDDQGVGAERAIEQAGRDGFLMVGGAGSRKVMDTIKADNSVLKATVLYPPTMSASAIDLARALGQGKGIGGMAELEIPASITLYSAVVTKDNVDDYLPTGFN
- a CDS encoding Gfo/Idh/MocA family protein, translating into MDDNAKDPTSDGRPALGIGMVGYAFMGAAHSQGWRTVARAFDLPLRPAMNAVCGRDAGAVRAAADRLGWGAAETDWRALIARDDVDLVDICTPGDSHAEIAVAALEAGKHVLCEKPLANTVAEAEAMVAAAETARARGRIAMTGFNYRRTPATALARRFVAEGRIGRLRHLRATYLQDWLVDEQAPMTWRLRKDSAGSGALGDLGAHIVDLAQHLAGEPLTGVSAVTETFVRHRPLPSGGTDEVTVDDAALFTGRFASGALGSFEASRVAAGRKNSLRIEMNGDRGSLSFDLERLNELSFHDHTEPSVAAGFRRILVTEPDHPYLEGWWPPGHGLGYEHTFVHQARDLVHAIAAGTDPAPTFADGLRVQRVLAAVEESAAKNCVYTPVSA
- a CDS encoding sugar phosphate isomerase/epimerase family protein; its protein translation is MPRQFTLFTGQWADLPLEEVCRMARDFGYDGLELACWGDHFEVDKALADPAYLDSRHALLDKYGLKCWAISNHLVGQAVCDAIIDERHEAILPARIWGDGEAEGVRQRAAAEIKDTARAAAAFGVDTVIGFTGSSIWHLVAMFPPAPEAMIERGYEDFATRWNPILDVFDAEGVRFAHEVHPSEIAYDYWTTHRALEAVGHRPAFGLNFDPSHFVWQDLDPVAFLWDFRDRIYHVDCKEARKRLDGRNGRLGSHLPWGDPRRGWDFVSAGHGDVPWEDCFRMLRSIGYDGPVSVEWEDAGMDRRQGAPEALTRLKAYDYEPPTASFDAAFGSSDS